One segment of Eschrichtius robustus isolate mEscRob2 chromosome 3, mEscRob2.pri, whole genome shotgun sequence DNA contains the following:
- the AIRIM gene encoding AFG2-interacting ribosome maturation factor isoform X2, whose protein sequence is MTQDQPLLAVQEALRKCFPVVEEQQGLWQSALRDCPPLLASLSNLAEQLQAAQNLRFEDVPSLRAFPDLQERLRRKQLAAGDTLLDRLEERLAALLKVRDVVSSHVERVLQIYEQHADMISLDAVLQASAASPCVAEMLEWLQDIERHYRSLYLKRKYLLSSIQWGDLGNIQALPKAWDRISEDEHPDLVQDILLSVSFFLEE, encoded by the exons ATGACTCAAGACCAGCCTTTGCTCGCGGTGCAGGAGGCCCTGAGGAAGTGCTTTCCCGTGGTGGAGGAGCAGCAGGGCCTGTGGCAGAGCGCTCTCAGGGACTGCCCGCCCCTCCTGGCCTCCCTCAGCAACCTGGCAGAGCAGCTGCAGGCCGCACAGAACCTGCGATTTGAGGATGTGCCGTCACTTCGGGCCTTCCCAGACTTACAGGAGCGGTTGAGGCGCAAGCAGCTGGCGGCTGGTGACACTCTCCTGGACAGGCTAGAGGAGAGGCT AGCCGCCCTCCTCAAGGTGCGTGATGTAGTCAGCAGCCACGTGGAACGCGTGCTTCAGATCTACGAGCAGCATGCAGACATGATCAGCCTCGATGCTGTCCTGCAGGCTTCAGCTGCGAGCCCCTGTGTGGCTGAAATGTTGGAGTGGTTACAGGATATCGAGAGACATTATCgaagttt GTACCTGAAGAGGAAGTACCTCCTGTCCTCAATCCAGTGGGGAGACTTGGGAAACATCCAAGCTTTGCCCAAAGCCTGGGACCGAATTTCGGAAGACGAACACCCAGACCTTGTACAAG ATATCCTGTTGAGtgtttccttcttcctggaaGAGTGA
- the AIRIM gene encoding AFG2-interacting ribosome maturation factor isoform X1 yields MTQDQPLLAVQEALRKCFPVVEEQQGLWQSALRDCPPLLASLSNLAEQLQAAQNLRFEDVPSLRAFPDLQERLRRKQLAAGDTLLDRLEERLAALLKVRDVVSSHVERVLQIYEQHADMISLDAVLQASAASPCVAEMLEWLQDIERHYRSLKVPEEEVPPVLNPVGRLGKHPSFAQSLGPNFGRRTPRPCTRYPVECFLLPGRVKKPCVHRETRGTQLKTDIAAL; encoded by the exons ATGACTCAAGACCAGCCTTTGCTCGCGGTGCAGGAGGCCCTGAGGAAGTGCTTTCCCGTGGTGGAGGAGCAGCAGGGCCTGTGGCAGAGCGCTCTCAGGGACTGCCCGCCCCTCCTGGCCTCCCTCAGCAACCTGGCAGAGCAGCTGCAGGCCGCACAGAACCTGCGATTTGAGGATGTGCCGTCACTTCGGGCCTTCCCAGACTTACAGGAGCGGTTGAGGCGCAAGCAGCTGGCGGCTGGTGACACTCTCCTGGACAGGCTAGAGGAGAGGCT AGCCGCCCTCCTCAAGGTGCGTGATGTAGTCAGCAGCCACGTGGAACGCGTGCTTCAGATCTACGAGCAGCATGCAGACATGATCAGCCTCGATGCTGTCCTGCAGGCTTCAGCTGCGAGCCCCTGTGTGGCTGAAATGTTGGAGTGGTTACAGGATATCGAGAGACATTATCgaagttt GAAGGTACCTGAAGAGGAAGTACCTCCTGTCCTCAATCCAGTGGGGAGACTTGGGAAACATCCAAGCTTTGCCCAAAGCCTGGGACCGAATTTCGGAAGACGAACACCCAGACCTTGTACAAG ATATCCTGTTGAGtgtttccttcttcctggaaGAGTGAAGAAGCCGTGTGTTCATCGGGAGACTAGGGGGACGCAGTTGAAGACCGACATTGCTGCGCTCTGA